A window of the Dyadobacter pollutisoli genome harbors these coding sequences:
- a CDS encoding response regulator yields MSAKPNRSIFLADDDADDCMLFEDALKEVSTTTELITANDGVELISLMENAVPPPPDVIFLDLNMPRKNGFECLEQIRSTKAWEAIPVVIFSTTGQEEMVRKVYAQGANFFIRKPGSFPKLKQAIKQVLDTDWTKQNWKPAAENFYYQY; encoded by the coding sequence ATGAGCGCAAAACCAAATAGATCAATTTTCCTTGCTGACGACGATGCAGATGACTGCATGCTGTTTGAAGACGCATTGAAAGAGGTGAGTACTACCACGGAACTTATAACTGCGAATGACGGAGTAGAGTTGATCAGTTTGATGGAAAACGCTGTACCACCTCCCCCGGACGTCATTTTTCTCGACCTGAACATGCCGCGTAAGAATGGTTTTGAATGTCTGGAACAGATCCGGAGCACAAAAGCATGGGAAGCTATTCCGGTGGTGATATTCTCGACGACGGGACAGGAAGAAATGGTAAGGAAAGTGTATGCGCAGGGAGCCAATTTTTTCATCAGAAAACCAGGTTCTTTTCCAAAGTTGAAACAGGCGATCAAGCAGGTCCTGGACACCGACTGGACCAAGCAAAATTGGAAACCGGCTGCTGAAAACTTCTACTACCAGTACTAA
- a CDS encoding TonB-dependent receptor, whose product MGIKKIGVGILVFILCGQLQGFAQSSEKLKITGKIIDSQTSTPLGYASIRLFRSTDSSFVAGAITDETGGFVVDIVAGGYYALSEFIGYKPLVTPGVRLTAANAPLDLGTLKVIPSAKTLDEVTVQAEKSSMELSLDKKIFNVGKDLANAGGTAVDILTNVPSVAVDVEGNVSLRGSGNVRILIDGKPSGLVSIKGASGLQQLQGSMIERVEIITNPSARYEAEGMGGVINIVLKKERKEGINGSFDIITGHPTNYGAAANVNYRRKNLNFFINYTMSYRNTPGKNFVYQELYRNDSTFIMERDMRSNLKGMNNSARGGIDFYFNPKNILTGSYTWRTSKGKRFSTLNYRDYLSNLSNLTTITNRTQDETETEPNSEYSITYKKTFNRKGQELTADVRYLDNWEDSDQYYHENVFKGDGSPSGIPPLLQRAVNYETEKQLLFQVDYVHPFGKDGKFEAGARSSSRDMTNDYTVTQQTNDGGWITLPNLTNDFLYEENINAAYGIVGNKTGKFSYQAGVRAEWTGVTTELKQTKEVNARKYANLFPSVHVTYDFAKQNAFQLSFSRRVRRPQYNDLTPFATYSDNRNYWSGNPDLNPEFTNAFELGHIKYMSKGSLTSSVYYRHTNGKITSIRRVQEDGSSYTRPENLGTEDAYGAEFTSSFTPYQWWKLDGSVNFFRAITDGTGLDEDFKSDTYSWFVRTMSRFTLWKSADVQLRGNYEAPQQTPQGRRKALATLDLAATRDILKNNGTLTLSVIDVFNSRRFRSITEGPNFYARNSSQGRLRQINLTFNYRLHQAKKKPKEGVEGEF is encoded by the coding sequence ATGGGCATTAAAAAGATAGGGGTCGGGATATTGGTTTTTATACTGTGCGGCCAGTTGCAGGGTTTTGCCCAAAGTTCTGAAAAGTTGAAAATTACAGGAAAAATTATTGACAGCCAGACCAGCACCCCGCTGGGATATGCAAGTATAAGGCTGTTCCGCAGTACGGATAGCAGCTTTGTTGCTGGCGCTATTACGGATGAAACGGGTGGATTTGTGGTGGATATCGTGGCTGGTGGCTACTATGCATTGTCTGAATTCATTGGTTATAAGCCTCTTGTAACACCGGGCGTCAGGTTGACCGCGGCTAACGCTCCGCTTGACCTTGGCACATTGAAAGTAATACCTTCCGCGAAAACACTGGACGAGGTAACGGTGCAGGCTGAAAAGAGCTCGATGGAATTGTCATTGGACAAAAAAATATTCAATGTAGGAAAAGACCTTGCGAATGCTGGTGGTACTGCCGTCGATATCCTCACCAATGTGCCGTCGGTAGCCGTGGACGTGGAAGGGAATGTAAGTTTACGGGGAAGTGGGAATGTCCGCATCCTGATCGATGGCAAGCCTTCGGGACTGGTGAGCATCAAAGGAGCGAGTGGATTGCAGCAGTTGCAGGGTAGTATGATCGAGCGTGTGGAGATCATTACCAACCCATCGGCACGTTATGAAGCGGAAGGTATGGGCGGGGTGATCAACATTGTTTTGAAAAAAGAAAGAAAGGAGGGTATCAATGGTTCCTTCGACATCATCACGGGACATCCGACCAATTACGGTGCGGCCGCCAATGTGAATTACCGCCGCAAAAACCTGAATTTCTTTATCAATTATACGATGTCATACCGGAATACGCCGGGCAAGAATTTCGTGTACCAGGAGCTGTACCGCAACGATTCCACATTCATTATGGAACGGGACATGCGCAGTAACCTGAAAGGGATGAACAACAGTGCGAGAGGTGGAATTGATTTTTATTTCAATCCAAAAAATATATTGACAGGGTCCTACACCTGGCGGACAAGCAAAGGAAAACGGTTTTCGACACTGAATTACAGAGATTACCTTTCGAACCTGAGTAACCTGACTACGATCACAAACCGTACACAGGACGAGACGGAGACGGAGCCAAACTCGGAGTATTCGATAACTTATAAAAAGACATTCAACAGAAAAGGGCAGGAATTAACTGCGGATGTGCGCTACCTGGACAACTGGGAAGACTCGGACCAGTATTATCATGAAAATGTATTTAAAGGCGATGGAAGTCCCTCCGGTATTCCGCCGCTGCTGCAAAGAGCTGTAAATTACGAAACTGAAAAACAGCTGCTTTTTCAAGTGGATTACGTGCATCCTTTTGGCAAAGACGGAAAGTTTGAAGCGGGTGCGAGAAGCAGTTCCCGTGACATGACCAATGATTATACGGTGACGCAGCAAACCAATGATGGGGGCTGGATCACGTTGCCTAATCTTACAAACGACTTTCTTTACGAGGAAAATATCAATGCAGCTTACGGAATTGTGGGTAATAAAACGGGTAAGTTTTCCTACCAGGCCGGTGTGCGGGCGGAATGGACGGGCGTAACCACGGAATTGAAACAAACCAAGGAAGTGAATGCGCGGAAGTATGCCAATTTATTTCCCAGCGTACACGTTACCTATGATTTTGCGAAACAAAATGCCTTTCAGCTGAGTTTTAGCCGTCGTGTACGCAGGCCACAGTATAACGACCTGACCCCCTTTGCGACTTATAGTGATAACCGTAATTATTGGAGTGGTAACCCCGACCTTAACCCGGAATTTACCAATGCCTTTGAATTGGGACATATTAAATATATGTCGAAGGGATCATTGACATCCTCGGTCTACTACCGGCATACCAATGGTAAAATTACGAGTATCAGGAGAGTACAGGAGGACGGAAGTTCCTACACCCGTCCCGAAAACCTGGGTACCGAGGATGCGTATGGAGCTGAATTTACCAGCTCATTTACACCCTATCAATGGTGGAAGCTGGATGGTAGCGTGAACTTCTTCCGTGCGATCACGGATGGTACCGGCCTGGACGAGGATTTTAAGAGTGATACTTACAGCTGGTTTGTGCGGACGATGTCGCGGTTTACATTGTGGAAAAGCGCCGACGTACAGCTGAGAGGTAACTACGAAGCGCCACAGCAGACGCCACAGGGCAGAAGAAAGGCATTGGCGACGTTGGATCTTGCGGCTACCAGGGATATTTTGAAGAACAATGGTACACTGACACTCAGCGTGATAGATGTATTTAATTCACGCCGTTTCCGCTCTATTACCGAGGGGCCTAATTTCTACGCGAGAAACAGCTCTCAGGGACGTTTGCGACAGATTAACCTCACGTTTAACTATCGCTTACATCAGGCGAAGAAGAAGCCAAAAGAGGGTGTAGAGGGTGAATTTTAA
- a CDS encoding MATE family efflux transporter, whose amino-acid sequence MKNEASQTLKLAFPIIIGELAQMALHLIDSAMVGAISYKQLAAAALVINAMNIPFVIGIGMTISVSQMVSLANGRRDAQLVSHYLFNGFCLCTLTALAISATLVFGKDLLHHLGQDPEVVTLAMPFMKLMGLSIIPMLLFMTLKQFADGLEHTRTAMVFSLAGMPVNILLNWLLIYGNWGFPRLELEGAGWATLITRSCMFLALGFVVLRHKTFEKYIAVGRNQWKLNAKTWRELLHIGVPSSLQIGMEAGAFAVSGIIIGTLGAVSQAAHQIALSCASFTFMVSMGLAQAGSIRVSNALGRGDWQKIFVIGKSTLLTALIYGTFCAITFAVFRFQLPQAFNNNLEVTTLAALLLLFAAVFQISDSTQAIGAGLLRGIKDVKTPTILIGIAYWVIGIPFGYVLAFHFDMGASGMWLGLILGLTMASIFLMTRFFKMSKRNQVLPENLT is encoded by the coding sequence ATGAAAAACGAAGCATCACAAACTTTAAAACTAGCATTTCCAATTATTATCGGTGAGCTCGCCCAAATGGCCCTCCATCTTATCGACAGCGCGATGGTGGGCGCTATCAGTTACAAACAGCTTGCAGCCGCCGCATTGGTGATCAATGCCATGAACATTCCGTTCGTAATCGGTATCGGAATGACCATTTCAGTTTCACAAATGGTGTCCCTGGCCAACGGACGCCGCGACGCACAACTCGTTTCACATTATCTTTTCAATGGATTTTGCCTCTGTACATTGACCGCTCTGGCCATTTCGGCAACGCTCGTATTTGGTAAGGACCTGCTACATCATTTGGGACAAGACCCGGAAGTGGTAACGCTGGCTATGCCCTTTATGAAGCTAATGGGGCTTTCCATTATTCCAATGTTACTTTTCATGACCCTCAAACAGTTTGCAGACGGTCTGGAACATACCCGTACCGCTATGGTTTTTTCATTAGCGGGAATGCCCGTTAACATTCTGCTCAACTGGCTGCTCATCTACGGCAACTGGGGCTTCCCACGGCTCGAACTGGAAGGGGCAGGCTGGGCAACGCTGATTACCAGAAGCTGCATGTTCCTTGCATTGGGTTTTGTCGTTTTACGTCACAAAACTTTTGAAAAATACATTGCTGTGGGCCGTAATCAATGGAAATTAAATGCGAAAACTTGGCGTGAGCTCCTGCATATCGGTGTACCGAGCAGTTTGCAGATAGGCATGGAAGCTGGCGCATTCGCTGTTTCCGGTATCATCATCGGCACCTTAGGCGCCGTTTCGCAGGCCGCACATCAGATCGCTCTGAGCTGCGCGTCATTTACATTCATGGTTTCGATGGGCCTCGCGCAGGCGGGTTCTATCCGCGTGAGCAATGCGCTCGGGCGCGGCGACTGGCAGAAAATATTTGTGATCGGGAAAAGCACGCTGCTTACCGCCCTCATCTACGGCACCTTTTGCGCGATTACCTTTGCAGTTTTCAGGTTTCAGCTTCCCCAGGCATTTAATAACAATCTGGAGGTAACGACCCTGGCCGCGTTACTCTTGCTTTTTGCCGCTGTTTTTCAGATTTCAGACAGCACGCAGGCCATCGGCGCCGGATTATTGAGAGGGATCAAAGATGTAAAAACACCCACGATCCTGATCGGCATTGCATACTGGGTGATCGGAATTCCATTTGGATATGTATTAGCATTCCATTTCGACATGGGGGCTTCCGGAATGTGGCTTGGGCTGATACTTGGGCTTACTATGGCATCTATTTTTCTGATGACCCGATTCTTTAAAATGTCGAAGAGAAATCAGGTCTTGCCTGAAAACCTTACATAA
- a CDS encoding NADP-dependent glyceraldehyde-3-phosphate dehydrogenase has product MDFNSTLKNIFVEEKDIPAEFSLPTLIHQREYLSNGEMRPWDGPVHEVYSPICVRTEAGLERKLIGSYPVCTATEAEQSLDAAVAAYNNGRGEWPTMGVAERIHCVEQFTGKMIEQKDIIVKLIMWEIGKSFADSVKEFDRTVEYIYATIDSLKNLDRGSSSFDIVDGIAAQVRRSPLGVVLCMGPFNYPLNETFTTLIPALIMGNTILFKPPKFGTLLHYPLQEAFRDSFPKGVVNIIYGRGNAIVPGLMQSGKINVLTLIGSSKVANELKKSHPKVNRLRAVLGLDAKNAAIVTPNADISLAVKEIITGSLSFNGQRCTALKIIWVHRSIADAFLKQFNAAVSELKFGMPWEKGVSLTPLPETNKIDYLNDCIADALTHGAEVVNENGGKSEGSFFYPAVVYPVNSKMKLYHEEQFGPIVPVVPFDDLEETIEFLIESTHGQQVSIFSNNAAEVASLIDPLVNQVSRVNVNTQCQRGPDVFPFTGRKDSAEGTLSVPDAIRAFSIRSLVAFKMNEANKQLINEIVHEDSSNFLSTKFIF; this is encoded by the coding sequence ATGGATTTCAACTCCACGTTAAAGAACATCTTTGTTGAAGAAAAAGACATTCCGGCAGAATTCAGCCTGCCTACACTGATCCACCAGCGCGAGTACCTCAGCAATGGGGAGATGAGACCCTGGGATGGCCCCGTCCACGAAGTGTATTCGCCGATTTGCGTCCGCACAGAAGCCGGTCTCGAACGTAAGCTGATCGGCAGCTACCCGGTTTGCACCGCCACGGAAGCTGAACAATCACTGGACGCGGCGGTAGCGGCTTACAACAATGGTCGCGGCGAATGGCCAACAATGGGAGTTGCGGAAAGGATTCATTGTGTGGAGCAGTTTACAGGTAAGATGATCGAGCAAAAGGACATCATTGTTAAGCTTATCATGTGGGAGATCGGTAAGTCATTTGCGGATTCGGTCAAAGAATTTGACCGTACCGTGGAATACATTTACGCTACCATTGACTCCTTAAAAAACCTCGACAGAGGCTCGTCCAGTTTTGACATTGTGGATGGCATTGCAGCACAGGTACGGCGCTCGCCGCTTGGTGTCGTGCTTTGTATGGGACCATTTAATTACCCGCTCAACGAAACATTCACGACCCTGATCCCCGCACTGATTATGGGTAACACGATTCTTTTCAAACCTCCGAAATTCGGTACGCTGCTGCATTACCCATTGCAGGAAGCATTCCGTGACAGTTTCCCAAAAGGCGTAGTAAACATCATTTACGGTCGTGGTAACGCCATTGTTCCGGGCCTGATGCAATCCGGGAAGATCAATGTACTTACCTTGATCGGTTCCAGTAAGGTTGCGAATGAATTGAAAAAGTCACACCCGAAGGTAAACCGTTTACGGGCGGTACTTGGGCTCGATGCAAAAAATGCAGCGATTGTTACGCCAAATGCAGACATCAGCCTGGCTGTGAAAGAGATCATTACCGGTTCGCTTTCGTTTAATGGTCAGCGTTGCACGGCTTTGAAGATCATCTGGGTACACCGGAGCATAGCCGACGCGTTTTTAAAGCAATTCAATGCGGCTGTATCTGAGCTGAAATTCGGGATGCCGTGGGAAAAAGGCGTGTCGCTAACGCCCCTTCCTGAAACCAATAAGATTGACTACCTCAACGACTGTATCGCCGACGCGTTAACGCACGGCGCGGAGGTTGTGAATGAAAATGGCGGAAAATCAGAAGGATCATTCTTCTATCCGGCTGTGGTTTACCCGGTTAACAGCAAAATGAAGCTGTACCACGAAGAGCAATTCGGCCCGATCGTGCCCGTGGTACCGTTTGATGATTTGGAAGAAACGATTGAGTTTTTGATCGAATCGACACACGGACAGCAGGTGAGCATTTTCAGTAACAATGCAGCAGAAGTAGCGTCGCTGATCGATCCGTTGGTGAACCAGGTTAGCCGCGTGAATGTCAACACGCAATGCCAGCGTGGCCCCGACGTATTCCCATTCACAGGTCGCAAAGACAGCGCCGAAGGAACCTTATCCGTTCCCGACGCCATACGCGCCTTCTCAATACGCTCCCTGGTAGCATTCAAAATGAACGAAGCCAACAAGCAGCTGATCAACGAAATAGTACACGAAGACAGCTCGAATTTTTTGAGTACGAAGTTTATTTTCTGA
- a CDS encoding DUF6934 family protein — MNKESYSYRKSGDANLYFFVSEGTYGNITKSVSITRILSEFTNLPGQEIYNLAFGDFKIINGQWMIDDSSRSNNGDMPKVIATVAKVAIEFMHKNETAILSFSGFMDKKSFELGRNQRTNLYQRAINSNFEELCKSFEIIGVVKDHIEEYVLGTKYDRILIKCKK; from the coding sequence ATGAATAAAGAGTCTTACTCTTATCGCAAATCTGGCGATGCCAATCTTTACTTTTTTGTTAGTGAAGGCACTTATGGAAACATTACGAAATCAGTGTCAATTACCAGAATTTTAAGCGAGTTCACTAACCTCCCGGGTCAAGAAATTTACAATCTCGCATTCGGTGATTTTAAGATTATCAACGGACAATGGATGATTGACGACAGTTCCAGGAGCAACAATGGTGATATGCCAAAAGTTATCGCAACTGTTGCAAAGGTCGCCATCGAATTCATGCATAAAAATGAAACTGCAATTTTGTCTTTCTCCGGATTTATGGATAAAAAATCTTTCGAGCTTGGACGAAATCAAAGGACTAATCTCTACCAGAGGGCTATAAACTCAAATTTTGAGGAGTTGTGCAAATCATTCGAGATAATCGGCGTTGTTAAGGATCACATTGAAGAATACGTTCTAGGAACCAAATATGATAGGATCTTGATCAAATGTAAAAAATAG
- a CDS encoding sulfatase-like hydrolase/transferase, whose product MKKQLVAILLTILVFSKINAQDRPNILWIVSEDNTTMLGSYGDKFATTPNLDKFASQSIRYKNAFSTAPVCAPSRNTLITGMYPPSLGTEHMRSSYPVPDFVKFFPRYLREAGYYTTNNAKKDYNTDDQSEDAWDESSNKATYKNRKPGQPFFAVFNLNVSHESSLHEPVASLQHDPEKVVLPPYHPATPELKHDWAQYYDKLEEMDRQFAKLLEELEDEGLAENTIVFYYADNGGVLARSKRFMYESGLHVPLIIHLPAKYAHLAKEKQGTTSDRLVTFLDFAPTVLSLTDIKVPGYMQGGAFLGKQQRPEPQYAYGFRGRMDERIDMSRSVRDKKYRYIRNYLPNKIYGQYLEYLWRAPSVKSWEDAYKAGKLNADQSKFWEPKPAEELFDVEADPHNIRNLAEDPKYKSDLLRLRKANDQWVRSLKDVGFIPEAILFEIAKKTPLYDYARSGQYHLEKIIATADMASSRNGAHSKELIKRLTDPDPVVRYWAATGLAILKDGSAKEQLKKSLNDSEPAVRIAAAEALYVTNTDKSGAMTALTETLKSDNPYVRLQSLNILDLTGKDVEPALGLARKIADQKPEMFDYDIRAARVLLEKLGK is encoded by the coding sequence ATGAAAAAACAACTGGTAGCAATTTTATTAACGATCCTCGTTTTTAGCAAAATCAATGCACAAGATCGTCCCAATATTTTGTGGATCGTCAGTGAAGATAACACCACTATGCTCGGCAGCTACGGTGACAAGTTCGCTACGACGCCCAATCTTGACAAATTCGCTTCCCAAAGTATCCGGTACAAAAATGCATTTTCCACAGCTCCCGTGTGTGCGCCTTCGCGTAACACACTGATCACGGGCATGTACCCACCTTCTCTAGGCACGGAACACATGCGTAGTAGCTACCCTGTGCCCGATTTCGTTAAATTCTTCCCTCGGTATTTACGGGAAGCCGGGTACTATACTACCAATAATGCTAAAAAAGATTATAATACGGACGATCAATCTGAGGATGCTTGGGACGAGTCGAGCAATAAGGCTACTTACAAGAACCGCAAGCCGGGCCAACCTTTTTTCGCAGTTTTTAACCTGAATGTTTCGCATGAAAGTTCACTGCATGAGCCGGTAGCCTCATTACAACACGACCCGGAAAAAGTGGTTTTGCCACCTTACCATCCGGCCACTCCTGAGTTGAAACACGATTGGGCGCAGTACTATGACAAGCTGGAAGAAATGGACAGGCAGTTTGCGAAACTGTTGGAGGAGTTGGAGGATGAAGGATTGGCGGAGAACACCATTGTTTTTTATTATGCAGATAATGGTGGTGTGTTGGCGCGAAGTAAGCGATTTATGTATGAGTCGGGATTGCATGTGCCGCTGATTATTCATTTGCCGGCAAAGTATGCGCATCTGGCAAAGGAAAAACAGGGTACTACGTCGGACCGGCTGGTAACTTTTCTCGACTTTGCGCCGACTGTTTTGAGCCTCACCGACATCAAAGTGCCTGGTTATATGCAGGGAGGGGCTTTTTTGGGGAAACAGCAAAGGCCAGAACCGCAGTATGCGTACGGGTTTCGGGGAAGGATGGACGAGCGGATTGATATGTCCCGATCTGTTCGTGACAAAAAGTACCGTTACATCCGTAATTATTTGCCTAACAAAATTTATGGCCAATACCTTGAATATCTGTGGCGTGCGCCGTCGGTGAAATCCTGGGAGGATGCTTACAAAGCGGGGAAGCTGAATGCTGATCAGTCTAAATTTTGGGAGCCGAAGCCCGCCGAGGAACTATTCGATGTGGAAGCAGATCCGCATAACATTCGTAATCTGGCGGAGGATCCAAAATACAAGTCGGACCTGCTGCGTTTGCGAAAAGCCAATGATCAATGGGTGCGCAGTCTGAAAGATGTGGGCTTTATTCCGGAAGCCATACTATTTGAAATAGCGAAGAAAACACCGCTGTACGATTATGCGAGAAGTGGCCAATATCACCTTGAAAAGATCATTGCGACGGCAGATATGGCTTCCTCTCGAAACGGTGCGCATTCCAAAGAATTGATCAAAAGACTGACTGACCCAGATCCGGTAGTAAGGTACTGGGCTGCGACTGGTCTTGCAATTTTGAAAGATGGCTCAGCCAAGGAACAGCTCAAAAAGTCATTGAATGATTCAGAGCCAGCAGTTCGGATTGCAGCGGCGGAAGCATTGTATGTCACAAACACGGACAAATCGGGAGCAATGACGGCCTTAACAGAAACGTTGAAAAGTGATAACCCTTATGTTCGCCTGCAATCATTAAACATTCTGGATTTGACTGGAAAAGATGTAGAACCTGCGCTAGGGCTTGCCAGAAAGATAGCAGACCAGAAACCGGAGATGTTCGATTATGATATTAGGGCTGCCAGGGTGCTTTTGGAGAAATTAGGGAAGTGA